In a genomic window of Carassius carassius chromosome 43, fCarCar2.1, whole genome shotgun sequence:
- the LOC132124601 gene encoding apoptosis inhibitor 5-B-like isoform X2, translated as MAATVEELYRNYGILADEKEDLSKHKDAYQVILDGVKGGPKEKRLAAQFIPKFFSSFPELADAAINAQLDLCEDEDVSIRRQAIKELPRFASGENLPRVADILTQLLQTDDSAEFNQVNTALISIFKIDAKGTMGGLFSQILQGEDIVRERAIKFLCTKLKMMPDDTMTKEVEDYIFIETKKVLEDVTGEEFVLLMRILSGLKSMQTVSGRQQLVELVVEQAFLEQALNPADTDSVDRLLQCTRQALPLFSKNVHSTRFVTYFCEFVLPNLSLLTSPVAELDIQLEVLKLLAEMSPYCGDMDKLEVNLNMLFEKLLEFMPLPPEDENGENAANEEPKLQFSYVECLLFSFHQLGKKLPDFLIDKISAEKLKDFKIRLQYFARGLQVYIRQLRVALQGKTGDALKTEENKIKVVALKITNNINVLIKDLFHNPPSYKSTVTLSWKPVQKTEAAAIGQKRQSGEDIGAEATTKKLPTNLPRRDARQIYNPPSGKYSATIGNFSYEQRGGFRGGRGRGFGGRGNRSRGRIY; from the exons ATGGCGGCGACAGTGGAGGAGCTCTACCGCAACTACGGCATCCTCGCCGACGAGAAAGAGGATCTCAGCAAA cacaaagATGCTTATCAGGTAATTCTGGATGGTGTTAAAGGAGGTCCAAAAGAGAAGCGACTAGCCGCACAGTTCATTCCAAAATTTTTCAGCAGTTTTCCAGAGCTGGCCGATGCAGCCATCAACGCTCAGCTTGATCTGTGTGAGGATGAAGATGTATCT ATCAGAAGGCAGGCTATCAAGGAACTGCCCCGTTTTGCATCAGGAGAGAATTTACCCAGAGTTGCAGACATCCTCACACAGCTGCTGCAGACAG ATGATTCTGCTGAATTCAATCAAGTCAACACCGCTTTGATCTCCATATTCAAAATCGATGCAAAAG GAACTATGGGAGGCCTGTTCAGTCAGATCCTACAAGGAGAAGATATTGTTCGAGAAAGAGCGATTAAGTTTCTCTGTACAAAGTTGAAAATGATGCCAGATGACACAATGACAAAAGAAGTGGAAGATTACATCTTCATAGAGACAAAAAAg GTCCTAGAGGATGTGACGGGGGAGGAGTTTGTGCTTCTGATGCGTATCCTGTCCGGTCTGAAGAGCATGCAGACTGTGAGCGGACGGCAGCAGCTGGTGGAGCTGGTGGTGGAGCAGGCTTTCCTGGAGCAGGCGCTGAACCCCGCAGATACAGACAGTGTCGACCGGCTCCTGCAGTGCACGCGCCAGGCCTTACCACTCTTTTCT AAAAATGTGCATTCTACTCGCTTTGTGACATACTTCTGTGAATTTGTGCTGCCCAACCTCAGTCTGCTCACCAGCCCTGTAGCGGAACTGGACATCCAGCTGGAG GTACTGAAGTTATTAGCAGAGATGAGTCCATATTGTGGAGACATGGACAAACTGGAGGTCAATCTCAACATGCTGTTTGAGAAGCTACTG GAGTTCATGCCCCTGCCTCCAGAGGACGAGAACGGAGAGAATGCTGCCAATGAAGAGCCCAAGCTGCAGTTCAGCTACGTGGAGTGTCTGCTCTTCAGTTTCCATCAGCTGGGCAAAAAACTACCTGACTTTCTCATCGACAAAATCAGTGCAGAGAAGTTGAAGGACTTCAAGATCAG gtTACAGTACTTTGCACGGGGGCTTCAAGTTTATATTCGACAGCTGCGTGTGGCATTGCAAGGCAAGACCGGAGATGCACTAAAGACAGAGGAG AATAAAATCAAAGTTGTGGCTTTGAAGATCACCAACaacataaatgttttaatcaaG GATCTGTTCCATAACCCTCCGTCCTATAAAAGCACAGTGACTCTATCCTGGAAACCGGTGCAGAAGACTGAGGCAGCAGCAATCGG CCAGAAGAGGCAGTCAGGAGAGGACATCGGGGCAGAAGCAACAACAAAGAAGCTTCCCACAAATCTGCCCAGGAGGGACGCCCGACAAATATACAATCCGCCCAGTGGGAAATACAGCGCCACCATTGGGAACTTCTCCTACG AACAACGTGGAGGCTTCAGGGGTGGCCGAGGACGGGGCTTCGGAGGAAGAGGAAACCGAAGCCGAGGCCGAATTTATTAA
- the LOC132124601 gene encoding apoptosis inhibitor 5-B-like isoform X1 — MAATVEELYRNYGILADEKEDLSKHKDAYQVILDGVKGGPKEKRLAAQFIPKFFSSFPELADAAINAQLDLCEDEDVSIRRQAIKELPRFASGENLPRVADILTQLLQTDDSAEFNQVNTALISIFKIDAKGTMGGLFSQILQGEDIVRERAIKFLCTKLKMMPDDTMTKEVEDYIFIETKKVLEDVTGEEFVLLMRILSGLKSMQTVSGRQQLVELVVEQAFLEQALNPADTDSVDRLLQCTRQALPLFSVSETTATKNVHSTRFVTYFCEFVLPNLSLLTSPVAELDIQLEVLKLLAEMSPYCGDMDKLEVNLNMLFEKLLEFMPLPPEDENGENAANEEPKLQFSYVECLLFSFHQLGKKLPDFLIDKISAEKLKDFKIRLQYFARGLQVYIRQLRVALQGKTGDALKTEENKIKVVALKITNNINVLIKDLFHNPPSYKSTVTLSWKPVQKTEAAAIGQKRQSGEDIGAEATTKKLPTNLPRRDARQIYNPPSGKYSATIGNFSYEQRGGFRGGRGRGFGGRGNRSRGRIY, encoded by the exons ATGGCGGCGACAGTGGAGGAGCTCTACCGCAACTACGGCATCCTCGCCGACGAGAAAGAGGATCTCAGCAAA cacaaagATGCTTATCAGGTAATTCTGGATGGTGTTAAAGGAGGTCCAAAAGAGAAGCGACTAGCCGCACAGTTCATTCCAAAATTTTTCAGCAGTTTTCCAGAGCTGGCCGATGCAGCCATCAACGCTCAGCTTGATCTGTGTGAGGATGAAGATGTATCT ATCAGAAGGCAGGCTATCAAGGAACTGCCCCGTTTTGCATCAGGAGAGAATTTACCCAGAGTTGCAGACATCCTCACACAGCTGCTGCAGACAG ATGATTCTGCTGAATTCAATCAAGTCAACACCGCTTTGATCTCCATATTCAAAATCGATGCAAAAG GAACTATGGGAGGCCTGTTCAGTCAGATCCTACAAGGAGAAGATATTGTTCGAGAAAGAGCGATTAAGTTTCTCTGTACAAAGTTGAAAATGATGCCAGATGACACAATGACAAAAGAAGTGGAAGATTACATCTTCATAGAGACAAAAAAg GTCCTAGAGGATGTGACGGGGGAGGAGTTTGTGCTTCTGATGCGTATCCTGTCCGGTCTGAAGAGCATGCAGACTGTGAGCGGACGGCAGCAGCTGGTGGAGCTGGTGGTGGAGCAGGCTTTCCTGGAGCAGGCGCTGAACCCCGCAGATACAGACAGTGTCGACCGGCTCCTGCAGTGCACGCGCCAGGCCTTACCACTCTTTTCTGTGAGTGAAACCACAGCAACG AAAAATGTGCATTCTACTCGCTTTGTGACATACTTCTGTGAATTTGTGCTGCCCAACCTCAGTCTGCTCACCAGCCCTGTAGCGGAACTGGACATCCAGCTGGAG GTACTGAAGTTATTAGCAGAGATGAGTCCATATTGTGGAGACATGGACAAACTGGAGGTCAATCTCAACATGCTGTTTGAGAAGCTACTG GAGTTCATGCCCCTGCCTCCAGAGGACGAGAACGGAGAGAATGCTGCCAATGAAGAGCCCAAGCTGCAGTTCAGCTACGTGGAGTGTCTGCTCTTCAGTTTCCATCAGCTGGGCAAAAAACTACCTGACTTTCTCATCGACAAAATCAGTGCAGAGAAGTTGAAGGACTTCAAGATCAG gtTACAGTACTTTGCACGGGGGCTTCAAGTTTATATTCGACAGCTGCGTGTGGCATTGCAAGGCAAGACCGGAGATGCACTAAAGACAGAGGAG AATAAAATCAAAGTTGTGGCTTTGAAGATCACCAACaacataaatgttttaatcaaG GATCTGTTCCATAACCCTCCGTCCTATAAAAGCACAGTGACTCTATCCTGGAAACCGGTGCAGAAGACTGAGGCAGCAGCAATCGG CCAGAAGAGGCAGTCAGGAGAGGACATCGGGGCAGAAGCAACAACAAAGAAGCTTCCCACAAATCTGCCCAGGAGGGACGCCCGACAAATATACAATCCGCCCAGTGGGAAATACAGCGCCACCATTGGGAACTTCTCCTACG AACAACGTGGAGGCTTCAGGGGTGGCCGAGGACGGGGCTTCGGAGGAAGAGGAAACCGAAGCCGAGGCCGAATTTATTAA